A single window of Montipora capricornis isolate CH-2021 chromosome 14, ASM3666992v2, whole genome shotgun sequence DNA harbors:
- the LOC138031492 gene encoding uncharacterized protein, translating to MNSVILTSDVFYLRHLAMFLSPVIGDDSRWELCYRSSTHGTYDTTFHRNCDGKNNTVTIVKKNDFVFGGFTDIPWESPENDEEKFGATEKAFIFSLRNAEGLPPFKSNVNNPSKAIRSRTNRGPTFGEKDIVIDRNEAVWVSSSTNFGDNYVVPTGVQHKLTVLAGDSPFKVDEVEVFFLL from the exons ATGAATTCAGTGATATTAACCAGTGATGTTTTTTATCTGCGACATCTTGCAATGTTTCTGTCGCCTGTCATTGGAGATGACTCCCGGTGGGAACTCTGTTACAGAAGTTCGACCCACGGAACTTATGATACAACGTTTCACCGTAATTGCGATGGAAAAAACAACACGGTTACAATTGTCAAGAAAAACGATTTCGTGTTTGGAGGATTCACAGATATCCCTTGGG aatCGCCAGAAAACGATGAAGAGAAATTCGGTGCTACAGAAAAGGCGTTCATTTTCTCGCTACGAAACGCCGAAGGACTGCCGCCCTTCaaaagtaatgtaaacaatcccTCCAAAGCGATAAGAAGTCGTACAAATCGTGGTCCTACCTTTGGAGAGAAGGATATCGTAATTGATAGGAATGAGGCTGTTTGGGTCAGTTCATCCACAAATTTTGGAGACAACTACGTTGTCCCAACAGGGGTTCAGCACAAATTAACTGTTCTTGCCGGAGATTCACCATTTAAAGTAGATGAGGTGGAGGTGTTTTTTCTTCTGTGA